One region of Brassica napus cultivar Da-Ae chromosome A10, Da-Ae, whole genome shotgun sequence genomic DNA includes:
- the LOC106386283 gene encoding uncharacterized protein LOC106386283 codes for MAFNFQRNVFTVGSSVQTDCHLPFGSKGRHLVGVPLAPGDSECVEYFKETKARDWTVVRRAEVWRCIPFIDSACWRKMDLSEIPSLVDRFAGGIDDAVVESCQCAAGVEPSASARSIVVGLTSTTILIPFAGVSGKEVVVAGGGSVVAKRAAAGRSPKDGAAFEISQNCVL; via the exons ATGGCTTTCAACTTTCAGCGCAACGTCTTCACCGTTGGCTCCTCCGTTCAAACAGATTGTCATCTCCCATTTGGAAGCAAAG GTCGTCATTTAGTTGGTGTTCCTCTTGCTCCTGGTGATAGTGAGTGCGTGGAATACTTCAAGGAGACGAAAGCTCGGGATTGGACTGTGGTGAGGCGAGCTGAGGTTTGGCGGTGCATCCCGTTTATTGACTCAG cttGTTGGAGAAAAATGGATTTGAGCGAGATTCCGAGTTTGGTTGATCGTTTTGCTGGAGGTATTGATGATGCTGTTGTTGAGTCTTGTCAGTGTGCCGCCGGTGTGGAGCCTTCGGCATCTGCTCGTAGTATTGTTGTGGGTCTTACGAGTACAACAATTCTTATACCGTTCGCTGGTGTTTCTGGTAAGGAAGTTGTTGTTGCGGGCGGTGGGAGTGTTGTGGCGAAAAGGGCTGCCGCTGGTCGTTCACCAAAAGACGGTGCCGCCTTCGAAATCTCGCAAAATTGTGTGCTCTGA